Part of the Nicotiana sylvestris chromosome 2, ASM39365v2, whole genome shotgun sequence genome, GTGTCCACACAAGAATTGGTTTGCAACCTACCAACAAATGAGTGGGACTGTCTATATGGGAGATGATAATCCATTAATAGTAGAGGGGGTTGGTAACATCAAATTAAGAAAGTTCGACGGAATTATCAGAAACATTGAGTATTGGCATGTTCCTCGGATAAAGAAAAATTTGATTTCTCTTTCGACTTTGGATGATCAAGGGTATAAATTTCACTCAGAGAATGGAATACTTAAAGTGTGTAAAGGCTCCATAGTACTCATGAAGGGTAAACTACATTCTAAATTGTATCATCTTCAAGCTAGTATCGTTGAAGGGGAAGCTGTTGTAGCTTCTGGGAAAAGTGATCTGAATCAGTCTCAGTTGTGGCACTTGCGACTTGGCCATATGAGTGATAACGGATTGTCTTTGTTGAGTAAGCAGAATTTGCTGAATGGGtacaaaattttgaatttttgtgagcattgtgtgttTGGTAAACAGGCAAGGGTAAAGTTCAGCAAGAAGGCCGAGTACAAGACCAGAGACAAGTTAGATTATATACACTCTGACTTGTGGGGTCCAAACAGAGTTCCCTCCAACAGTAGTGCCAGGTATTatatgactttgattgatgattactcaaggaTGGTGTGGGTGTATTTTCTGAAAATAAAAGATGAGTCATTTTCGACATTTGTTAAATGGAAAACGATGGTTGAGAGGCAGACGGAAAGAAAAGTTAAGCGTCTTCGAACTGACAATGGGTTGGAATTTTGCAATTCTGAGTTCGATAATTTCTGCAGCAGAGAGGGCATAGTGAGACACCGCACTTGTGTcggaacaccacaacaaaatggtattgCAGAACGTATGAACAGAACGCTTTGTGATAAGGCACGAAGCATGCTTTCACACTCATGTGTTAGCAAatatttttgggctgaagcaATCAATACAACTTGTTCTTTGGTCAATAGATCTCCATCCACAgatattgagttcaaaaatctttttGAGGTATGGTCCGACTCGTCTGCTGATTATTCAATAAGGATATTTAGTTGTCCTGCTTATGCTCATGTGAGGGATGGAAAACTTGAGCCGAGGGCAAAGAAGTGCATATTTCTAGTGTATACAACTGGAGTGAAAGGTTATAGGTTGTTGTGCACAGATCAAAAGACTCCAGGGCTAATTATCAGTAGGGATGTAACATTCAATGAATCTGCCTTACTAGACAGTTAGAAGGAGAAGGCAATAGCAAAAACAGATCGTGGTGTCAGTGACCGCATAGAGCTAGAAATTGAATCTCCACTAGCTCAGCCCAGTAGTTCTAAAGTAGAGGAAGTGGAGGAGGTGCAAAATATTGATCAAGATGATAATGTTAATGCACCTGCGCGACAACCACCATATAGCATTACCACAGGCAGAGAGAAGAGAGTGATCAACCGACCGCAAAGGTTTGCAAACGTAGTTGATGGGAATCTTCTTGGATATACGAATCTAGTGGGATTTGCTTTGGCAGTTGCAGAGACCGTTGATGCATTTGAGTGTTATAGCTACTCAGAAGCTATTCAGAGTACAAAACTAAATCGATGGATTAGTGATATGGCTAAAGAGATTGAGTCTCTTAACAAGTTTAGGTGTTGCCTAGACTTGGTTGATGTGTGCGGCAATGGATAGAGCCCTTGCAAGGGTTGAGGCCAAGGTAGAGAGACATTGTTCATGTTGATGAAGAGAATTCAAGCCAAAGGGAAGATTTGTTATTTGTGatttgaattatttccttgtattttCAGGAAACCATAGTCcctataggtttaggaaaacccATTGTCCTAATAAATTTGAGAAAGGAAAACATATAGTCCTTGTCAAATTGGGAAACTTTTCTCTTATAGGTTTGAGACcttttgggatctatatataggggttgtagttgGGGATTCTATAGATTGTATTGTGTTTTTTTTCCATTCATAGTGAAAAACTCTCTCTGCTTTTGCCCCGAGGATTAGACTTAGTcgaacctcgttaaatccttgcgttgatttttcttttctatttgctttgtgtgtgattgtgtgctagttaacTCACGATATTCCGCAACAAAAATCATATAAATTGATATCTACATTCTTTGCAATATATCTGCCTATTCATCGCTTGTATATTATTATCATCCTCAACTATAGTATATGCAACTTGAGCAACCGACATCAAAGAGAAGCTTCTTAAAAATGAACTTCACACAAATATACAATATCGCTGTTCAAAAGACAAAAGATTCTAACTATCATAATGTGTAATTTAAAAATCAATCTAAGTGACAAAAACTAATGCAGGTAGAGAATCTTCTCCTCCCATGCACCCCATGATCACCGCACTCCATCCTTTTCTTTTCAGAGTAATAGTATATTATTACTAATACTATAGATTATCCAATGCCAGAGAAGGGAGACCCCACCTAATATTGCATGGAACATGACTCTCTTTTAATTTATTATCGACACACAACATATATTATTATAAGCTCCTCTCCCAAGTGGTCCAACCTAATTGCAAAAACATAAGTAAAATTCTTTCTCGTCCTTACAGGTATTTATATCACATCAATAAAATACTACTAAGTATCTTCGCAAATATAGCTATCACTTATAAACTGTAAATAATCTATATTCTCACTTTAATGCATGCGAGTAAGTTTTTACCAAAGCATATATCTATCGAAAGAATGGAAGTACTCCACATATGCACttataaaatcaaaaaaaaaagacacaAAAAAGAAACATCACTTTGCGATTTCTCACATGGTCACTATCAAGTGCTTGGTAATAATTCTTACATGATTAGCTATACACCAAATTAAGGAATTAAACTATTGACAATAAGAACAAAAAGGACAAAAACCGTTGAATGATATTAAAGAAAATTAATTGAACTGTTGCTGCTCTGGCCATGGCCAAAAATTTGTCTGATCATCAACGGGAGTAGCAAACATATTGCAGAATCCTTGATCATctgggaccgttggatcaatctTGTGACACTGGAGATCTGATCTTGATGAGCTCTGATGAAAGAGCTGGGCCAAAGGGATTGGGCTGGATTCTGGGAAAACATTATTCTTGTTGTTATTGGAGTAAAATGGGCTGTCACCTGATGATGTCCTTGTAGTTGTGGTGGTTCCAATATTTACGTCTATACTGTTGTTCTCTTCACTTCCATTGCTCCAAGATCCCTCGTTTTCTTTGTTCAGATTAATCATTGGTGCGCCTCCGCCGCCTGATTCTCTGTTCCTCAGAGTTAATGCCTGGAGCTGCCACCAGAATAATATATAATGGATGACAACAAATGAATAAATTAAACAAACTTTAGTCATTAGAGAACTGTGCATAAAAGAAGTAGGAGTATATATTTTTACGCATAATAGTGACATCTAGTTTTAGTAACTAAgttctaaattttattttttacctatttttacctatttagtgaatttttttaatacaaatatagaGTTATACTAAAATTATTGGATTCGACCAAACTCGGCTTCTAGCTTCACCCCGATTCCGGGCTTAAGTTCTTTGTTTAGACCTATGGAACAATCATATATAGCCCTTTGTTGACTTAATTCAATGAGTGGACCCAAAATGTCTTATCAAACTAATAGTAcgtaaatcaaaataaaaaatcagcTAGTCATAATGAAACTCAAACTCAAACTCAAACATACAAAATAAAACTTGGAGGTTGAGAATTATGTAaacttaaaagaagttaagctaTAATAATTGAagtcattttttttcaaaaaacaaattaaaaaatggACGGATATACCGGGTCTGTTAGGCGGATTGAATTATGATACATtatttgattcatccattttggCCCAAGCAAACTTTGAAAGGATTGAATTATGATCCAACTTGTCCATTTTCTTGGGAAATTATCTAACTGTGTGTTCACGTGAGTGGGTTATGTTGATGATACCGACAGACCTTTCTATAACAACATCCTTATATAATGacacttcactataaaagtcaagttttTCCGGAATCAAATTTCATGTtctgttataatatatgttttctATAACAACAATTTgttataacatccaaaaatatctGAAACAAACAAGACccttatagagaggtttgactgtaatTGGAAATTACCTCAGAATGAAGATTCTTATTTTGAGCCTTGAGTGCATCATTATCAAACTTAAGTACATCATATTGTCTCTTCAAGATCTCATAATCTCTTTCCAATTGTTTAGTCTTCCACCTTGCTCTTCTATTCTGAAACCAGATTGCAATCTGTCTAGGCTGCAACCCTAATGCTCTAGCTAACTGAATTTTCCTCTCAGGTTCAAGCTTGTTAGCCACTTCAAAACTTCTCTCCAGTGCTTTCACTTGTTCCAAATTAAGTCTCCTCTTCTTTTCCCCTAGCAATTGTGAAGATCCATCATCATCAGACATTTCACTATCATCCACTCTCAAATCCTGATGATTATCGCACCTCTCCACACCCGAAAACGACATCGATCTCCTCATTAACATGGATGATATACCTGCATCCATCATTTTTTACATGgaacataattatatatatgcaAAACTACTTAAATTTCAACAGATATATTAAATTCTGAAATCATATAGACTATTAAAAGTCGAACCTATCAATTAGTTTAAATCTTGATCGACACATATAAGAAATTACAAGTAGGGAGAGAGTAAAAAATTACGTACCATTGAAGTCTTGATGAGGAATATTACAAGGAGAGGGAAAAACTTTAGGCGAAGTGGAAGGAATGTGATTAATTATCTTGAATTAGGGCATCCATCATTTTTAACACGGAACATAATTATATAAGAGCAAAACTACTTAAATTTCAACAGATATATTAAATTGTGAAATCATATAGACTATTAAAAATCGAACCTATCAAGTTTAAATCTTGATCAGGCACGTAAGAAATTACAAATAGGGAGAGAGTAAAATACATACCATTGAAGTCTTGATGAGGAATATTACAAGGAGAAGGAAAAACTTTAGGGGAGGTGGAAGGAATGTGATTATCTTGAAAATTGATGGAAATTTCAGGAGTAGAAGGAACAAAGGCCATGATCCCTGTAGTACCAGAAAGCATATTAAAGTTAGCTAAAAATATCTCATATAAGATTTTATTTCCAATAGTAAGCTACTGTATATATGGCATGCGTGTCAACTATTAACGGTGTGAAGTCAGAGGTTTAATTTTTGAAGTGGGAACATGGAATGGGGGACATTAACATGGGGTAGGAAGATGGCAAGACTGGAATCCAGCGAAGTGTATAGTTAAGAATTAAGAGGCATATAACGTGaggtgttatttatttatttattttattagtcTTCCAAATATTCTTCTTACCTGCAATGTGATGTTGTTCTAATGCTCTTAGACCTTTGCTAATTTAATTtagatatttatatttatatgacATGAAATCCATTATAACGTCCATTCTTGGATTAGTTTTCGCGAATTTATCCATTTTTACTTATCTGATACTGTATAAAATTTACACTATTTATCATTTAATATGTGAACTTACTCTCAATTTTAACTGGCTAGGCTTTCTACTATAAGTCAACCGTTACACAAGATATCATACTTTGAACAACATTATGAGTTATGAGTTTATGtctattaattaattttttaagaaGAATTGACCCAAATATATAGCAGTTCACATAatcacttaaactaaaaatatcTAGTGGATAATATAGTATATGTATGATCAATGTGcagtatgtatgtatgtatatgtatgtgtgtatatatatatatatatataattgtataCAATCTATATATACCgattagaaaaagaaaacaactaaATCCAGCTGGCTATTTGTGTAAGGATCCTATGTATCTTTTAATCGGAGAAATATAAGATATGAGCTGATACTGTATGGTTTAACATCTGCTGTTTCAGGAAAAATTAACTAAATTAAATTGGTGTAAACTTTATCAACATGTTattctttgttttgtttcttctttttcctccCAAAAGCAGTAAGAATTATACGTAACagataattaaaattttaaaaataaaataaaaacgaaTGCATTGTAGGGCTGGCGGCTAGGCAAGGGTAATGGATTAAAGTATGAAAGGGGCACACCTATAAGTTCTAAAATGACATCGCGGAGTCAAAATCAAGTACCAACTTTGGGGCACACACCTATTTTAACTTATTGGAATCATAATGCAATAAGTATTCTGATAATACGTCTGTGTTGGTGATTGCCCGATAGGTTAACATTTTCGCTCTTTCTTAAAAGCAGATCTATTCGGAGCTATGATTTGAAATTTATGAGTTTAAAATTTTAATCCTTTTAAATTATTGGGTTAtattataaatataattttatttatggtgaatatctatatttagagagattctaggatttattatttggtggttaagtcactctctccctataaatagagggttctattctaTTGTAAACCAtcccatatcaataagaatttcctctctctctactttgctccgcaatactcttcttcttttattattttacaacacgttatcagcacgagactctaaccgattgagtagaagctttgggattgagcataatgattgtcaattgttccatgaacttcctttatgattaaattctggatttaagataagcattttattttacttttgtctttcaaattcttgacattctataagttgattttaaatacaagcaaaaatgataaattttgattgtaactctaatggagtttgaaagaaattataaccacccaaagtggtaaaaattttatgtcttgccatgatcaaattcatgtatgattgtgggcgAAGAATTGAAAAttcgtcccattgaatttgctctaTTCTCATTCCcgtaagagaatgtgatagcagtatgtgataagtctgaaagaagacaaaattattactatgaatgtatcaatggatgtggacgtgacaatagacaaaattataatcgtcattattgtggtaatgagaacaataagtattctcaaaataatccttcactatgtgaaagtaatatttgtcatcgatttgacatgagattttgtaaagcacatatagatgattatggtccattcatgatgtgaatgtgacaacatgtgatttatgaatacatagtcattcttggaagaatatgagtgTGCTAGTGGTATATACCAtactcacctctagaaggaggtttgagaggaaataagaaaataatgtcattattatggcataaaTGGTCATTGGTCATATACTTATtgtatgccaaaatattttggcaatgtgattATTTAAAGACAACAGTAATACAAGAAacagatcttgcatataattttgaccataaccataatggtataacttttttttttaaaagagatattcaccatatggatgttgatgattatgtggtagtaccaaattaattgagagctctggaaAAGCCAATTATTACTATCTTGGAGgaataaaattgattatcaataaggcattgtgttgtagtaagtctcaaagaaacttattaagtttctaAAGTATTCACGAGAGCGGTTGGTTATATTGAGattataaataaagaaaagatttaatatcttatattactacaacttgtagtgGGGTAATATGTACGTGAAAAGCTACCCGCTTTATTttccagtttgtactacacaaacaaaagaatgtcataataaagtagaagtttattgatataaaaactcatatcataataaacttggagtttattcaTAATTGCACACGTCATAGTTTAAATctgaagtttatcaatattgataatttctTCAGGTGACATAATTGGTTtagccatatcaatttaagtatgatttgcaaaaataatagagaattcacatgggtaaatattaaagaactagaaagttctttacgaattctcttatattgcttgttctcattaattaatagaccaactaaaattgggattgaatcccatgaatactggaaatatcaaaggtgaatatgggtcaattcacctgccatgtataccacataagatgcatttaTGAGATGGTtgcatgtgcgattattattaacctaCGATCTGatgtttgcgaggtaacttgctcaataatttaattttgagcataatttccagatttgTTTATTCAAGATAGTTCATTTTGATAAGTTGatttacatcacagttggtttagcaaaatgatttattgagtgcctccacttaatagttAAACAATTGCTTAtaagaacaaagttatctatatcaatTTGATATACGTTATATACCAAAGTATATTATATTCTCCCCTCATAAATGGTTCAGgatcaggaaccaaataattccatcttattattattgatgtgcggtgtatattttgattaaaaTCATGACACACAAAGATGGGCTTTCAAAgttgaggaagcaagttagtttttctaatatgagggggagacatgataattagttgagaaaaagttacttGGAATTGATTATCATTTGTATATTTAGATACTCAAAtacgataatatgaacttgaagttcataaaaagataattcatctgcaatatattgcaaagtatgctagacgcatttgctgacccaaagaaagtaactatattctcattgcaaatgctcctattaagtcctagaaggacaaagtctatggtacgcttaaaccatatagacaaatcggtttcaaataaacttcttgataaagaagatgagcaaatgatcaaaatgatcataataaaggaggcaagtgatctaaaagatcacatgacataacaatttataaaatctcatgagagattcaggtaACTGAATGTAttaatgaagagatctctatgttatgtctataTGAAAATAATGATGTTGGAACCGATATATAATGTTTGCCGACGACATCTACAATAGCGCTAAGTATatatgaggatcttaagtctggAGAAACAATTtcgaatagaattggtttcatatgaaagacatatagttcaaacacttgaaagtataaagtcaatggtatgtgcaatcagttttcgatatctGATATGTCTatcatgacatgaaaacttgatatgcatctaaagtctcTTTAGatggcttatatgacttaacttatatgacaatccatgaaggatttaagttgcttgaagcatatacaattcttgatctTGAAGTACCACATCCTCAATGCAATTTATGCACAAaggtatcttgctataactataagcatgataatgtgatagcgaggatacctctatggagatattgaagAGTCATTCCACGATATTTGTGAAGACATTATATATCTATCGCGACTGATGATTTCAAGGTGCAaaatattcattcaagttaatatagctgatttatttatcaaatctctaccaacgatctcttgaagatggtgcacaagattggaatgcgaaggctcaaggatgtgaattgatgctctcatcagggggagttaatgcgcattgcactctttttcccttacaaggttttgtcccactgggttttccttgcaaggtttttaacgaggcaaccaaaaggcgcatttctaaacatgtgtactctttttcctttctagaatttttttctcattgggttttattttagttaggttttaacgaggcacattatctgttgaatagacattcaagggggagtgttataaatagaattttatttatggtgaatgtttatatttagagagattctagggctTATTACTTGGTGGTTAAGTCACCCTCTccttataaatagagggttctattttattgtaaatcatcccatatcaataagaatttcctctctctctATTTTGCTCtgcaatattcttcttcttttattattttataacagattataaattaattatttatacatatttcAATAGATTTATTAAGGCGAATGTAGTGTTTTGAGCAAAAGCTATTGAATTCGACTGCAGTGATATAAGCTATACTCTGGCTCCGGCTCTCTAGCAAGGCGATGATTGATAGGAAATTAAGTAGAAAACGAACATTAAGCAATTAAAGCAGATAAGGTAACTGCATGTGTTTTCTAGTTACATTCTGGTGCATTAAATCTAACCATAAGATCATACAGTCGGCCGCAAAATCTGAAAGCCGCATGTGACTGCTGATCGGATATATGTTGAAATAAATCTGGCGGCTGATGCATTCCTTGCATCATAACATCGCTAAGAAGAAACAGATCAGATAGATCCAGAACTTCTAACCGGTATTTTACATAATTAGGTGTTGGGTTCTACACTGTAGTGTTAAGGATATAGTaaatatgccctagatccaatatcatatttgataatttgaacatatttttgtgaacgttatttgacATAAAATATATACga contains:
- the LOC104232387 gene encoding homeobox-leucine zipper protein ATHB-13-like isoform X1: MLSGTTGIMAFVPSTPEISINFQDNHIPSTSPKVFPSPCNIPHQDFNGISSMLMRRSMSFSGVERCDNHQDLRVDDSEMSDDDGSSQLLGEKKRRLNLEQVKALERSFEVANKLEPERKIQLARALGLQPRQIAIWFQNRRARWKTKQLERDYEILKRQYDVLKFDNDALKAQNKNLHSELQALTLRNRESGGGGAPMINLNKENEGSWSNGSEENNSIDVNIGTTTTTRTSSGDSPFYSNNNKNNVFPESSPIPLAQLFHQSSSRSDLQCHKIDPTVPDDQGFCNMFATPVDDQTNFWPWPEQQQFN
- the LOC104232387 gene encoding homeobox-leucine zipper protein HAT7-like isoform X2, whose product is MLMRRSMSFSGVERCDNHQDLRVDDSEMSDDDGSSQLLGEKKRRLNLEQVKALERSFEVANKLEPERKIQLARALGLQPRQIAIWFQNRRARWKTKQLERDYEILKRQYDVLKFDNDALKAQNKNLHSELQALTLRNRESGGGGAPMINLNKENEGSWSNGSEENNSIDVNIGTTTTTRTSSGDSPFYSNNNKNNVFPESSPIPLAQLFHQSSSRSDLQCHKIDPTVPDDQGFCNMFATPVDDQTNFWPWPEQQQFN